A region of Deinococcus multiflagellatus DNA encodes the following proteins:
- a CDS encoding DMP19 family protein has translation MTRDACLETIRAQGVAAAMAGQDWQDSPYEGSFEEAPLRAWREGWFALQDYVNARLVQHDVVMLERGQLLSCFVPPDHHARLRRLLCHIRHLGVVARHAQSRAARHAGMDRLEQAALALPCTEWAHQHAPHASNHAPMTITLLEPTIEAQYDALLSPILDQLPLSHAEHPVFLDSLSQRDRHMLLLQSMHSKVCNGGFAEWACTDRLVQDGAALLLALERMARVGQPDERALAARVASLVQEALRHLQGVHDPKNLDDDELPPVHRLDERYDALIDDFGLAVQAYIVHWK, from the coding sequence GTGACCCGGGATGCGTGTCTTGAAACCATTCGCGCCCAGGGCGTGGCGGCAGCCATGGCTGGCCAGGACTGGCAGGACAGCCCATACGAGGGTTCATTTGAAGAGGCGCCCCTGCGCGCCTGGAGGGAGGGCTGGTTTGCCCTGCAGGACTATGTCAACGCGCGCCTTGTGCAGCATGACGTGGTCATGCTGGAACGGGGGCAGTTGCTGAGCTGCTTCGTACCGCCTGACCATCACGCCCGCCTGCGGCGGTTGCTCTGCCACATTCGGCATCTCGGCGTGGTGGCCCGGCACGCCCAGTCCAGGGCGGCGCGTCACGCGGGCATGGACCGGCTGGAGCAGGCCGCCCTGGCGTTGCCCTGCACAGAATGGGCACACCAGCACGCGCCGCACGCAAGCAACCATGCACCCATGACCATCACCCTGCTTGAACCCACCATTGAAGCTCAGTACGACGCGCTGCTCTCCCCCATCCTGGACCAGCTGCCGCTGTCCCACGCCGAGCACCCCGTCTTCCTGGACTCGCTGTCTCAGCGGGACCGGCACATGCTCCTGCTGCAGAGCATGCATTCGAAGGTCTGCAATGGCGGCTTTGCTGAGTGGGCGTGCACCGATCGTCTCGTGCAGGACGGCGCGGCGCTCCTGCTGGCCCTGGAGCGGATGGCGAGGGTCGGCCAGCCAGACGAGCGCGCCCTGGCCGCCCGGGTGGCCAGCCTTGTGCAGGAGGCGCTGCGCCACCTGCAGGGCGTCCATGACCCGAAGAACCTGGATGATGACGAACTCCCCCCGGTGCACCGGCTGGATGAGCGCTATGACGCGCTGATTGATGATTTCGGGCTGGCGGTGCAAGCGTATATCGTGCACTGGAAGTAA
- a CDS encoding ParA family protein: MQTFTVFNHAGGAGKTSISLNVGHELAASGLRVLLIDLDPQASLTGWLGLTDVQPADTVYPVAVDDEPLPTPQQRYGLHVIPSNMNLALAEPHMLGAVGAQGRLSRALAAVADQYDAVIIDSPPSLAQLTIMGALAADWMIVPVPTRQKGLDALPGLKVALASYKKVLPKLDVALYVPTFYDARRLHDREVLADLRAKLAPLAEPVPQREAVWLDSTMQGAPVGVYAPGSPVHRDVQRLTAELAQRTGLPYAGSVA; encoded by the coding sequence GTGCAAACGTTCACCGTGTTCAACCACGCCGGCGGCGCTGGGAAGACGTCGATCAGCCTCAATGTGGGCCACGAACTGGCCGCGTCCGGCCTGCGGGTCCTCCTGATTGACCTGGACCCCCAGGCCAGCCTCACCGGTTGGCTGGGCCTCACCGATGTGCAGCCGGCTGATACGGTCTACCCAGTTGCGGTGGATGACGAGCCCCTCCCCACGCCCCAGCAGCGTTACGGCCTGCACGTCATTCCCAGCAACATGAATTTGGCCCTGGCGGAGCCCCACATGCTGGGCGCGGTTGGCGCGCAGGGACGGCTCAGCCGGGCACTGGCCGCCGTCGCGGACCAGTACGACGCGGTGATCATCGATAGCCCCCCCAGCCTCGCGCAGCTCACGATCATGGGTGCCCTCGCGGCCGATTGGATGATCGTGCCCGTGCCCACCCGGCAAAAAGGCCTGGATGCCCTGCCCGGCCTGAAGGTTGCCCTGGCCAGCTACAAGAAGGTGCTGCCCAAGCTGGATGTCGCCCTATACGTGCCCACGTTCTATGACGCGCGGCGCCTGCACGACCGCGAGGTCCTCGCGGATCTGCGCGCCAAGCTGGCCCCCCTGGCTGAGCCTGTGCCCCAGCGGGAAGCGGTGTGGCTGGACTCCACCATGCAGGGCGCACCGGTGGGCGTGTACGCGCCGGGCAGTCCCGTGCACCGCGATGTGCAGCGCCTGACTGCCGAACTGGCCCAGCGGACCGGCCTCCCTTACGCCGGGAGCGTCGCATGA
- a CDS encoding ParB/RepB/Spo0J family partition protein, translating into MTRKRPERTRDIDSLIGTDLGALRQNATTSTPTATLPVAQLQPGAGQPRRAFDEASLAALAESIRAEGVLQPLLVRPVDGGHEIVAGERRWRAAQLAGLTEVPVLIRTLDDRQARAAALIENLQRENLNVIDEVDGKLALVALALNTDAESARTRLMQLLKSERGPDHATVESVFASLGESWLSFAKNKLRVLRWPAPLVEALRAGLPLTVGSVIASAPESQQEALITAALAGASRGELQSMVERAKAEQQPKSRIMATHAAKVLSSRRFMDQLAPADRQAVEKWLERMPAVLRPDQT; encoded by the coding sequence ATGACGCGCAAGCGCCCTGAGCGGACCCGGGATATCGATAGCCTGATCGGCACAGACCTGGGGGCGCTGCGGCAGAACGCCACGACCAGCACGCCCACGGCGACCCTGCCGGTGGCGCAGCTGCAGCCCGGCGCTGGTCAGCCCCGGCGCGCCTTTGACGAGGCCAGCCTCGCGGCGCTGGCCGAGAGCATCCGCGCAGAGGGCGTGCTGCAGCCCCTACTGGTCCGGCCGGTGGATGGTGGCCATGAGATCGTCGCGGGCGAGCGCCGCTGGCGAGCCGCCCAGCTGGCTGGCCTGACCGAGGTGCCGGTCCTGATCCGGACCCTGGACGACCGGCAAGCTCGCGCGGCCGCTCTGATTGAGAATCTTCAGCGCGAGAATCTGAACGTCATTGACGAAGTCGACGGCAAGCTGGCGCTCGTCGCTCTTGCTCTGAACACAGACGCTGAAAGCGCCCGAACGCGCCTGATGCAACTTCTCAAAAGCGAACGAGGTCCTGACCACGCCACCGTGGAGAGCGTGTTCGCTTCCCTCGGAGAAAGCTGGCTGTCGTTCGCCAAGAACAAGCTCAGGGTGTTGCGGTGGCCAGCACCACTCGTCGAAGCGCTACGCGCCGGTCTGCCGTTGACGGTTGGATCTGTCATTGCGAGCGCGCCTGAGTCGCAACAGGAAGCCCTGATTACCGCTGCTCTGGCCGGCGCATCACGAGGTGAATTGCAGAGCATGGTGGAACGCGCAAAGGCGGAACAGCAACCTAAGTCCCGCATCATGGCGACCCACGCTGCCAAGGTGCTGTCGAGCCGCCGCTTTATGGATCAGCTCGCACCAGCAGATCGACAGGCGGTTGAGAAATGGCTTGAGCGTATGCCAGCCGTCCTGCGCCCAGACCAGACCTGA
- a CDS encoding ASCH domain-containing protein — translation MKPQAEWWAISVWEPWASALVDGLKPLENRHWHNAPALQAIARRLPGQRLVIHASKSNYDMRGFRFIRMKTGRSYPRHECALGALIGVVTVSDFVEWHHSDWYEDGAQALVVRDGVRFDHPITFTGRQGFMKLGPDTVPEVEAQLRAKGVAV, via the coding sequence GTGAAGCCGCAGGCCGAGTGGTGGGCAATCAGCGTCTGGGAGCCCTGGGCGTCTGCGCTGGTCGACGGGCTGAAGCCGCTGGAGAACCGCCACTGGCACAACGCGCCCGCGCTGCAGGCCATCGCGCGGCGCCTGCCGGGCCAGCGCCTGGTCATCCACGCCAGCAAAAGCAATTACGACATGCGCGGCTTCCGTTTTATCCGTATGAAAACGGGCCGGTCCTACCCCCGCCACGAGTGTGCCCTGGGGGCCCTGATCGGCGTGGTGACCGTTTCTGACTTTGTGGAGTGGCACCACAGCGACTGGTACGAGGACGGGGCCCAGGCGCTCGTGGTGCGCGACGGGGTGCGGTTCGACCACCCCATCACGTTTACGGGGCGCCAGGGCTTCATGAAACTCGGCCCAGACACGGTGCCAGAGGTTGAGGCGCAGCTGCGCGCCAAGGGCGTGGCGGTATGA
- a CDS encoding putative periplasmic lipoprotein, which produces MKVLLAALMVVGLLSGCTPRAKDATMTEAQIMSDIESVLGQFDTVLVENRCASEYAQLHLNGGCYLSRVPSEDTAKAVAQALVKAGFEPQRSLRLDFGAWSTVLKKNQTALAFSVEPLTRDSGEKYAADRKAGYQSKVTVSLSDAGGK; this is translated from the coding sequence ATGAAAGTGCTCCTGGCCGCTCTCATGGTGGTGGGCCTGCTCTCCGGCTGCACGCCAAGAGCAAAGGATGCAACGATGACAGAAGCACAAATCATGTCGGATATTGAGAGCGTGTTAGGGCAGTTTGACACCGTTTTGGTCGAAAATCGCTGCGCATCAGAGTATGCCCAGCTGCATCTGAACGGTGGATGCTACCTCTCGCGTGTGCCCAGCGAAGACACCGCGAAGGCCGTCGCCCAGGCCCTGGTCAAGGCCGGCTTTGAGCCGCAGCGCAGCCTGCGGTTGGACTTCGGTGCCTGGTCGACGGTGCTGAAAAAGAATCAGACCGCTCTTGCGTTCTCGGTGGAGCCGCTGACCAGGGATTCGGGTGAAAAGTACGCCGCCGATCGAAAAGCAGGGTACCAGTCAAAAGTGACCGTCTCGCTCTCCGACGCCGGGGGCAAGTAA